Genomic window (Equus przewalskii isolate Varuska chromosome 12, EquPr2, whole genome shotgun sequence):
CATCTAAAGGCGGTGGCCAATTGTTGCCATGCTGGGTACAGGCTCAGTGTAGCCGTGTCTCCACTAAAAAAACCGAATCTGGAAACCCATATTTTTCTATGGAAAcactcaaattttaaattttagaaattatttcaaaacgtCATGCTGGCCAAGCAAAAACATGTCTGATCTTCTATCAGCCCCTGGGCATCTAGTTTGGCGCTTCAGATGTAAAGCTTGAGCAGAGAGCTGGCCCAATCAGATTTACGTTTCAGAAAGAGGATGGTCCCACATGACATGTCTGCACCAGCCTCTGCCAGCAAGAACCTCTTTTCCCCATCACCCACTCTGGCTTCTCGCCCatgccctcccagcccagccccagcaccAGCCCCGTCTTGTATGGGAGGAGTTGAGTGAAGGAGCTGTGCTCCAGGCCTGGCTTACAGAGAAGAGCCCAGCGCTAAGGACACGAGAGAGCTATATTTATTTCACATGGACAAGCATGATTCTGTTGCATGCCAAACATGAAAGCTCACGTGAGGAGAGTACCCGTAAGAGCAGGAGTATGTGCTTTTGtccagagggagcagggagagtcaCAAAGTGGTTTTCAGAGACAGTTACCCTTCAAGCACTGTTGAGATCACAGGCTTTGAAATCTCGGGTTTATTTCATCATTAAAGGGTCTGTCTCTTGGGAGTGCCCAGGGTGTGCTTCCAGTTCTGCAAACTCTCCATGGGCTGCCAAGGTCAGGAGGATGAGGATGGTTTCCCATCCCACAACCAGCGCGGCTCCGGAGAGTAAAGCTTAGAGGGGAGGTACATGCCTCTTGGAATTAACAAGCCCACTCTGGGGCGACAGGGACAAGGACAGACTGCTGTGTTCATAGCAACAGAACCATCACCACTTACAATATCTATCATAATTGGAAGACCCACTCTTCTTAAAGCAATTTCCCAAGGCCTGTTACGGGCCAAAGGGAAATGATTCAGAATTGACTGGACATGCCAGAAGCGGATCAACTTTGCCTGGACAGACTTGGGAGACCTAGCGGCAGGCACCCCTGGATTCTTGGCCTTAGCTGGGCTTCCTGGTTCCAGGATGATGGAACCCAAGGTGGGGaaaggaggctggaggctgggttTGCTGGGGGAAGAGGGTCATAGTCTCTAAGGGCAAACCTCAGGGAAGAGACAGCAGAAGAGCCTTTGCATCTTGGTGGCTTATTCCCACCTGAAGTCCTGCCCAAcagtttcataaaatttaatattataagGTCTATAAAATTCCCGGAGCTGGTCTATGACTTCAGGATCGATCTGTACATGAGTTCTGCCTTTCGATTTGCCCAGGCACCGAGGCAGGAGGCTCGATTCTGTTTTTTTCAAGCAAGGGAATCCTTTGGTCTTGTTGAAGTAGAAGTGCTTGTCCGTGATGAACCTCTTAATGCCCAGGAAGTCCTGGACCCGCCCCATCTCGCCCGCCGGGTCAGTGATGAGACGCTCGCCGCTGACGAAGTGGATCTGAGCCAGGGGAAAGTACTGCAGCCAGCTCTCCAGGTGCAGCACGTACATGCCGATGCGGATGGCGTTCCACGACACGTCCACCAGGCCCAGCGTGCGGTTGCGGAAGGACAGGCCCTCGAAGGTGGGGATGTCCGGCTTCTTGGAGAGCGTCTGGGTGTAATCGGAGATGGCGCGGGTCACTGGGTTCCGCACCACCACGATCAGCTTGGTGTCTCGGGACATGTTGAAGATCCGTCGAGGGGCCTCTTGAGTGACGAAGTAGCTGGGCGTCTTCTCCAGTGTGATCTGGCTCTCGAGGGTCCGGGGCATCAGGCTTCTGCGGGGCAGAAACAGAACATCATCGGACAGGGTTCCCCGAGGGGCCCAGGGAGATCATTGCCCTACACCCGCCTCCCTAATGgagtcccttctctcctctgtgacATTTGAGGCCCAGCTGCTCTCACCTGGTGAGGAACACACCTTATGATCGAGTCTTTCAGCAAGCTTGATTTTTATAACACAGTATTGTTGTCTGTAATCACTACACTTGACTGTCTCTCTCCGGTGAGAAACCTACTTTAACTctggttgatttttttaaaaagatctttaacAGGTTTGCTTTAAGAcgggaaataacctaaatgtccatcagtatgggttaaataaattatagaagaGCCAATTAATAGAGTTGGGCAGATCTGTATGTACTAATAGGGAATGATTCCCAAGATGAAAAAAGGCAAGATACAGCCTGTTCTCCTCAGGAAGGATACACAAGCAACTGATAAAAGTGGTTGCTCCCGGGGAGGGGACTTGAGATGAAAGCAGAGCGAGGAGGTCGGGGATAAATGAGAAAGACTTTTTCTTGTATAATCTTTTATGCTGCTTgaaatttttaatgcatttattacatattcaaaaatacaaaggaagccatcaaatATTGTCCTGGCAAAAGATGCTTCtccaaatatattaagaaaattttgGGGGGCGAGGCGGAGGAAGGCTTGTTTTGTAGGAATAGCAAGTGTTTCAGAAACGGGTTCTGATGTCTTTTCCTCCTGAAACACATCTCAAATACACCCTCAGCATAAGCCTGAAGAAGCGCAGGACTCCAGGCCCATCGGGGCCCCGGTCGAAGTCCGGCAATGCAAGCTCTCgctctgttaatttttaatttcctggctCTGCTTGAGACTTTAGGGAATGAGGTGGGAAACTCTGAAGTCACCTTCCCAGGAGTGTCTCTTTCAGGCCTCGATGGAGGGGAACACTCCTGGCTCCCAGTTGCTACTTCTTTCTGAAGGTCAGGCTTTACCTTAAACTGGTTTTTCttaatcctggctgcacattagaccACCTGAgggattaaacaaacaaaacacaaaaaaccagACAACTGATCCTAGACCACCTGATTAAACACATTTGGGAGTGGGTGCTTTTAGAAAGCCCCTCCGATGATGCAATGTGAAGGCAGAGTTGAGAACCACCTCTAGATCACTTTCCCCAGGCCTGACACCATGATTTACCAATCCTCAAAGCATTCATCCTCACGTCCCCTGGAATATAGACTCCTGGTTCCTAGTCGTCTTCCTCCCAGCTCCTATCATCATCTCCCTCCAATAACGTGGCCTCACAGTTGTTGGACCAAGTATCtccacttttctctttccttttagcaACTCTTCCTCACGGCCATCTCTTCGGTCTTGTCACTGGAATTGCCCTAACTATGAAATGGTTCACTCTGAAATTCTACTCTAGGACCACGTGGTGGGTTCAATGGTGACCttccaaaagatatgtccactcAGAACCTacgaatgtgaccttatttgaaaaaagGGTGTTTGCGGATGTAAGTAAATTAAGGCTCCCGAGATGAGATCCTtttggattagggtgggccccaaatccaaaGAGGAGTGTCTCTAGAAGAGAAGCAgggaagagacacacagagaagaaggcaaggtgaagaaggaggcagagcatGGAGTTAtatgtctacaagccaagaaatgccaaggatTGTTGGCAGCCGCCAGACGCAAGGAGAGAAGCTTGGAGcggattctccctcagagcctctgcaAGGAGCCAACCTTGCCGACAATTTGGGttctgacttctggcctccaaaaatgtgaaagaatacatttctgctgttttacgccccccagtttgtggtaatttggtaTGGCTGCCCCAGGAGACTAACACAGATTACAaccttatttctttctcctttaccgCAGTCTCAAACTCATTATATCTGATTTTCAAATTCATCTATGGTCCTCTTGATTTTACTTTCTTCCACACCTTCTCTGAACCCAATGGACAATCATTTCAATAGCATCATCatcaatatcatcatcatcaatatcgtcgttatcatcatcatcatcatcatcgttacTTTCCCTGTACTATTTGCTCTTCCAGTCTCTAGTAATGCATCCTTCCAACCCTTCAGGCATTCTCATTCTGTCTCTCGGTTGACAAACAGCAGTAGAGAAAGTTGCTGATCCTGACAACTGAATCgtttatatttgtattaatttaaCCCTCAGCACTGCTCAATAATCTTTATGTTTGTCTTTACAGACCCCCCCATCACTCTTCATAGTAAGTGTTCCAAATTCTTACCATAAGCTCCCACTCCTGTCACCCACCCAAACACACAACTAGTGTCCCACTACACTGAAAGGTGCACACttcatcctttctctcctccatattgAAACTGACTGTTATCTGCACCCATCCTGCGCCCCTCCCACGAGTCTCCGAGGACAAGGCAGGCAGGGGCTCACCTGTCCACCTACGCTCTCAGGTGCCTTCCCTTACTGCTTTCCCTGCAAACCTGCCCATTATCCCCTGAACCTTCAAAGTCACTGTGCAACGGACAGGCTGATAGAACTGATATTTTCCTTCCAGGCGTA
Coding sequences:
- the HS3ST2 gene encoding heparan sulfate glucosamine 3-O-sulfotransferase 2; amino-acid sequence: MAYRVLGRAGPPQPRRARRLLFAFTLSLSCTYLCYSLLCCCDDLGQSRLLGAPRCLRGPSAGGQKLLQKSRPCDPPGPTPSEPSAPSAPAAAVPAPRLSGSNHSGSPKLGTKRLPQALIVGVKKGGTRAVLEFIRVHPDVRALGTEPHFFDRNYGRGLDWYRSLMPRTLESQITLEKTPSYFVTQEAPRRIFNMSRDTKLIVVVRNPVTRAISDYTQTLSKKPDIPTFEGLSFRNRTLGLVDVSWNAIRIGMYVLHLESWLQYFPLAQIHFVSGERLITDPAGEMGRVQDFLGIKRFITDKHFYFNKTKGFPCLKKTESSLLPRCLGKSKGRTHVQIDPEVIDQLREFYRPYNIKFYETVGQDFRWE